A stretch of Nitrospirota bacterium DNA encodes these proteins:
- a CDS encoding NADH:ubiquinone oxidoreductase: MAAKPKLSMYWASSCGGCEVSLVNINEKILDVAANFDFYFCPCLLDTKKKDIEALKDGEIAITFFNGAIRTEENEEMAHLMRKKSAVLIAFGSCSYEGCIPGLSNLHTKAAHFDSIYLNNPTVDNPLGIVPKPETTVPEGKLTIPAFYEKVKTLSQVVDVDYSIPGCPPEPKQVWNVIEAVIQGKTLPPKGSLLGAGNSTVCQECERKKEDKKITRIYRTYEIIPDVETCLLEQGLLCMGIATSDGCGALCPKVNMPCTGCYGPPVGTLDQGAKMVAALGSIIDIGEKKGLSEDELARRADLIIDSMPDYSGTFYKYSLAGSILGGRKA; encoded by the coding sequence ATGGCGGCAAAACCAAAGTTGAGTATGTACTGGGCTTCCTCATGTGGAGGATGTGAAGTTTCTTTAGTAAATATTAACGAAAAAATCCTTGATGTGGCTGCAAATTTCGATTTTTATTTCTGCCCATGTCTTCTCGATACTAAAAAGAAAGATATTGAAGCACTTAAAGACGGTGAAATTGCTATAACTTTTTTTAACGGAGCCATCCGCACCGAAGAGAACGAGGAAATGGCACACCTTATGAGGAAAAAATCCGCTGTGCTCATAGCCTTTGGCTCATGCTCTTACGAGGGCTGTATTCCAGGCCTGAGCAACTTGCACACAAAGGCCGCTCATTTTGATTCCATATATCTGAACAATCCAACTGTAGATAATCCGCTTGGTATTGTCCCTAAGCCTGAGACCACAGTGCCTGAAGGTAAACTGACAATCCCTGCGTTTTACGAAAAGGTGAAAACTCTTTCGCAGGTAGTAGATGTTGACTATTCAATTCCTGGCTGCCCGCCAGAGCCAAAACAGGTTTGGAATGTTATTGAGGCTGTGATTCAGGGTAAGACGCTGCCGCCTAAGGGAAGCCTTCTGGGCGCCGGTAACTCCACGGTGTGTCAGGAGTGTGAGAGAAAGAAAGAAGACAAGAAGATAACGAGAATTTACCGCACTTACGAGATAATCCCGGATGTGGAGACGTGTTTGCTTGAGCAGGGGCTCCTGTGTATGGGAATAGCGACAAGTGACGGCTGTGGCGCACTGTGCCCAAAGGTTAATATGCCCTGCACGGGCTGCTATGGGCCCCCAGTGGGAACGCTTGATCAGGGAGCAAAGATGGTCGCAGCTTTGGGTTCCATCATAGACATTGGAGAAAAGAAGGGACTCAGTGAGGATGAGCTGGCAAGGCGTGCCGACCTTATTATAGATTCAATGCCGGATTACTCAGGCACCTTTTATAAATACAGCCTGGCAGGCTCCATTTTGGGAGGTAGAAAGGCATGA
- the mqnC gene encoding dehypoxanthine futalosine cyclase — translation MTRITRKEALELFNTSSTLELGKAADSVRTSLHPDKTVTFIVDRNINYTNVCVNECSFCLFFKKLDDPAAYIISDDELFKKIEETIACEGTQILLQGGLHPDLDLSFFTSMLKKIKERFKINIHGFSPPEICDMAKKSGLSIKDTLTELKTAGLDSIPGGGAEILSDRVREAVSPKKIKSGAWLSVMREAHNLNMKTTATMMFGSVESGEDIVSHLDAIRALQDESKGFTAFIPWTFQPGDSELGQKSELATAVDYLRVLALSRLYLDNLKNIQVSWVTQGLKIAQTGLRFGANDFGSTMIEENVVRAAGVTYTVTKNDIINAVKSAGFSPAQRDTYYNVIKRF, via the coding sequence TTGACCAGAATCACCAGGAAAGAAGCGCTGGAACTTTTTAATACCTCTTCAACTCTTGAACTTGGTAAAGCTGCCGACTCTGTCAGGACTTCACTACATCCTGATAAAACTGTTACCTTTATTGTTGACAGAAACATCAACTACACTAACGTTTGTGTTAATGAGTGTAGTTTTTGTTTGTTTTTCAAAAAACTAGACGACCCGGCAGCATATATTATAAGTGATGATGAATTATTTAAAAAAATTGAGGAGACTATTGCCTGCGAGGGCACACAGATTCTCCTTCAGGGCGGACTGCACCCGGACCTTGACCTTTCTTTTTTCACAAGTATGCTGAAGAAAATTAAAGAAAGATTTAAAATCAACATTCATGGATTCTCCCCTCCTGAGATATGTGATATGGCAAAAAAGAGCGGGCTTTCCATTAAAGATACTCTTACGGAGTTGAAAACGGCAGGGTTAGACTCAATCCCTGGCGGAGGCGCAGAGATACTGTCAGACAGGGTACGTGAGGCTGTCAGCCCTAAGAAGATAAAATCAGGGGCGTGGCTTAGTGTAATGCGTGAGGCTCATAATCTTAACATGAAAACCACAGCCACCATGATGTTTGGCTCGGTGGAAAGTGGTGAGGATATTGTCAGCCACCTTGATGCGATAAGAGCGCTTCAGGATGAAAGCAAAGGCTTTACCGCATTTATCCCATGGACATTTCAACCCGGAGACTCAGAGCTTGGCCAAAAGTCAGAGCTTGCAACCGCTGTTGACTACCTGCGCGTACTTGCCCTAAGCCGGCTGTATCTTGATAACTTAAAAAACATCCAGGTGTCGTGGGTAACACAAGGGTTAAAAATAGCCCAGACGGGGCTCAGGTTTGGAGCTAATGATTTTGGCTCCACTATGATAGAAGAAAATGTGGTTAGAGCCGCCGGTGTTACCTATACTGTGACAAAAAATGATATAATAAATGCTGTTAAGTCAGCAGGGTTTAGCCCGGCTCAGAGAGATACTTACTATAACGTTATAAAAAGATTTTAA
- a CDS encoding hydrogenase iron-sulfur subunit: MSDNNNGAGGGFEPKIVGFLCNWCSYAGADKAGGSQKSYPPNVNVVKVMCSGRVDPQFVLKAYSSGADGVLILACHPGDCHYKEGNYRAMQRHRMLLRVLNQHGIESERCRFDYVSAGEGDRFISVLTEMVETVRALGPLSKAIISDNISSNIIEKRS; this comes from the coding sequence ATGAGCGACAATAATAACGGAGCAGGCGGGGGCTTTGAACCAAAGATAGTCGGTTTTCTGTGTAACTGGTGTTCTTATGCGGGAGCAGATAAAGCTGGAGGTTCGCAAAAGAGCTATCCGCCCAATGTAAACGTAGTAAAGGTAATGTGCAGCGGACGAGTTGACCCGCAGTTTGTACTTAAGGCGTACAGCTCTGGAGCGGACGGCGTATTGATACTGGCCTGCCACCCCGGAGATTGCCACTACAAGGAGGGCAATTACAGGGCTATGCAGCGGCACCGAATGTTATTACGGGTACTCAATCAGCATGGTATAGAGAGTGAACGGTGCAGGTTTGATTATGTTTCAGCCGGTGAGGGAGACAGGTTTATTAGCGTCCTGACTGAAATGGTTGAAACGGTAAGAGCGCTTGGTCCACTAAGCAAAGCGATTATTTCAGACAACATCAGTAGTAATATAATCGAAAAAAGGAGTTAA
- a CDS encoding FAD-dependent oxidoreductase, with protein MSEEELLYDCIIIGGGPAGLSAAQYASRLALKTVVLDKSKTAGALAFTNKIENYPGIITPITGAELLDIFRTQAVSFGAEYVESQVIGAMLDNPTKEVFTMEGVYKGRSVIVATGAMGRKPSLKGEKEYLGKGVSYCAVCDAAFYKDKTVCIVGESDEAIKETLLLRRFTDKVFIIAQTENRKLLENPQLIAQNIKVLVNKRIEEIRGGEVVESIVLMDKPSNKQEILPMDGVFMYLHGNAPIVDFLNFAVDISDDKCVITNRMMETNLEGVFAAGDVTCVEVRQVLVAAANGCLAALSAEKYLHHRKKRKLVWG; from the coding sequence ATGTCTGAAGAGGAGCTTTTATACGATTGTATAATAATAGGGGGTGGCCCGGCAGGTCTGTCTGCTGCTCAATACGCGTCGCGGCTTGCTCTAAAAACCGTAGTACTGGATAAATCAAAAACGGCAGGAGCACTTGCTTTTACAAATAAAATAGAAAACTATCCAGGTATTATTACACCTATAACTGGTGCTGAGCTCCTTGATATTTTCAGAACGCAGGCCGTATCTTTTGGCGCTGAGTACGTGGAAAGCCAGGTTATAGGAGCGATGCTTGATAATCCCACAAAAGAGGTGTTTACGATGGAGGGCGTTTATAAGGGGCGCTCGGTCATAGTAGCCACAGGAGCCATGGGACGGAAACCATCGCTTAAAGGAGAAAAGGAATATCTTGGTAAAGGGGTAAGCTACTGCGCCGTGTGTGATGCCGCCTTTTATAAAGATAAAACTGTGTGCATAGTGGGAGAGTCTGATGAGGCTATAAAAGAAACCCTTTTACTCAGACGTTTTACAGATAAGGTGTTTATTATTGCTCAGACGGAAAATCGCAAACTTCTTGAAAATCCTCAGTTGATTGCACAAAATATAAAGGTGCTTGTAAACAAGAGGATAGAGGAAATAAGAGGCGGTGAAGTAGTGGAAAGCATCGTGTTGATGGATAAGCCGTCAAATAAACAGGAGATTCTGCCAATGGACGGCGTGTTTATGTATCTGCATGGAAACGCTCCTATAGTTGATTTTTTGAATTTTGCCGTTGATATAAGTGATGACAAGTGTGTGATAACAAACAGAATGATGGAGACTAACCTTGAGGGTGTCTTTGCCGCTGGGGATGTCACTTGTGTTGAGGTCAGGCAGGTTCTTGTTGCTGCTGCAAACGGATGTTTGGCTGCTCTTTCGGCTGAAAAATATCTGCACCACAGAAAGAAAAGAAAATTAGTCTGGGGATAA
- a CDS encoding hydrogenase maturation protease codes for MAENLKTIIIGLGNPILCDDSVGPKAARLIRERLNNDVSPERGCVSVSEVYAGGIRLLDKISGYDRAIIIDSIVTGEAPGTVYRLTPESLPQTRNCGSSHDMTFPMALSMGKMLGMSLPSDIQIWAIEAKDVNSFGEELSGEVEGALPNVINDVLTTIKRLSV; via the coding sequence ATGGCGGAGAACTTAAAAACCATAATAATAGGGCTTGGAAATCCCATTTTGTGTGACGACAGTGTGGGCCCAAAAGCGGCAAGGTTAATCAGGGAGCGGCTTAATAACGATGTCTCACCTGAGCGAGGTTGTGTTTCAGTGTCTGAGGTCTATGCCGGAGGTATTCGCCTGCTGGATAAAATAAGCGGTTATGACAGGGCTATTATCATAGATTCCATTGTAACCGGAGAGGCTCCGGGTACTGTTTACAGATTAACGCCGGAGAGTTTGCCTCAGACCAGAAATTGCGGCTCAAGCCACGATATGACATTTCCCATGGCACTTAGTATGGGAAAAATGCTTGGCATGTCTCTGCCCTCAGACATACAGATATGGGCAATTGAGGCAAAAGATGTCAACTCCTTTGGTGAGGAGCTATCCGGTGAAGTGGAAGGGGCTCTGCCCAATGTTATTAATGATGTTTTGACTACAATTAAGAGGCTAAGCGTATGA
- a CDS encoding Ni/Fe hydrogenase subunit alpha: MKRISIDPITRLEGHGKIEIFLNDDGDVVNTYFQVPELRGFEQFCVGRLAEEMPVITNRICGVCPEAHHLASVKALDELFGVTPPDAAKKIRELLYMAFYVTDHTTHFYALGGPDFIVGPDAPPAERNILGVVNKVGLDIAKQVIGCRARNHHVLEMIGGRGIHLPAGVPGGWSKSISEQERAEIEGIAKENIDFALFSLKAFDDIVLKNSAYLDLITSDIYVHNTYYMGLVDSQNRVNFYDGMVRIVDPEGKELIKYHPRDYTSVIAEHVEEWSYLKYPYIKSVGWKGFVDGMDSGIYAASPLSRLNVSDSMPTPKAQEHYERMYETLGSKKINGRYQPIHHRLVTHWARLIELLYAAEHMLELATDPEITSPKVRVIPERIVGKGVGCVEAPRGTLTHHYESDDKGVLTMVNMIVGTTNNYAPMTLSIKRAAEKLITKGKIVEQGLLNKIEMAFRLYDPCLSCATHSLPGQMPLIVNIRNNDGEVVRSFTR; the protein is encoded by the coding sequence ATGAAGCGGATTTCAATAGACCCTATAACCAGGCTTGAAGGGCACGGAAAAATTGAGATATTTCTTAACGACGACGGAGATGTCGTAAATACATACTTTCAGGTGCCGGAGCTAAGAGGATTTGAGCAGTTTTGTGTAGGGAGGCTTGCTGAGGAGATGCCTGTCATAACAAACCGTATATGCGGTGTGTGTCCGGAGGCACATCATCTGGCCTCGGTTAAGGCGCTTGATGAACTGTTTGGCGTAACTCCTCCCGATGCTGCTAAAAAAATCAGAGAGCTGCTTTATATGGCATTTTATGTTACCGACCATACTACTCACTTTTACGCTCTCGGAGGCCCGGACTTTATCGTTGGCCCGGATGCCCCCCCTGCTGAAAGAAATATCCTTGGCGTAGTCAATAAGGTTGGCCTTGATATAGCCAAACAGGTAATCGGTTGCCGGGCACGGAACCATCATGTGCTTGAGATGATTGGAGGGCGGGGGATACATCTGCCTGCCGGAGTCCCTGGTGGTTGGAGCAAATCCATAAGTGAACAGGAGAGAGCGGAGATAGAGGGGATAGCAAAGGAAAACATTGACTTTGCACTCTTTAGCCTTAAAGCCTTTGACGATATAGTGCTTAAAAACTCAGCATACCTTGACCTTATTACATCGGATATCTACGTGCATAACACATATTATATGGGATTGGTGGACAGCCAAAACAGGGTAAACTTTTATGACGGAATGGTAAGAATTGTTGACCCTGAAGGGAAAGAGCTTATAAAGTATCACCCGCGTGACTATACAAGCGTGATAGCGGAGCATGTCGAGGAGTGGTCATACTTAAAATACCCATACATTAAGAGTGTCGGCTGGAAAGGTTTTGTTGATGGGATGGACAGCGGCATATATGCTGCCTCTCCGCTATCCAGACTAAATGTGTCAGACTCCATGCCTACTCCAAAAGCCCAGGAGCACTACGAAAGAATGTATGAAACTCTGGGTTCTAAAAAGATAAACGGCAGGTATCAGCCGATTCATCACAGGCTTGTCACGCACTGGGCAAGGCTCATAGAGCTTCTCTACGCCGCCGAGCATATGCTTGAGCTTGCAACTGACCCTGAAATTACATCCCCCAAAGTACGAGTGATTCCTGAGCGGATTGTTGGCAAGGGCGTTGGTTGTGTTGAGGCCCCCAGAGGCACACTAACCCACCACTACGAAAGTGACGATAAAGGGGTACTTACTATGGTCAACATGATTGTGGGTACAACCAATAACTATGCCCCGATGACATTGTCCATAAAACGAGCGGCAGAGAAACTGATAACTAAAGGAAAAATCGTAGAACAGGGACTTTTAAATAAAATAGAGATGGCCTTCAGGCTATATGATCCGTGTCTTTCCTGTGCCACTCACTCACTGCCCGGGCAGATGCCTCTCATTGTCAACATAAGAAACAATGACGGTGAAGTAGTCCGTAGTTTTACACGATAA
- a CDS encoding CoB--CoM heterodisulfide reductase iron-sulfur subunit A family protein yields MKIGVYFCNCGSNISDKVDSQQVRQVIEGHGDVAYFKTNDLMCSDDGKQFLSDDLAVEKPDRIVIAACSPREHENTFMRVLTGAGMNPYLMQMVNIREQVAWVTDDVDKASAKAAHFIKGAVKRVGFHKPLEKKSIDMSPDVLIIGAGPAGLKAALTIAETGRKVTLVEKSPAVGGQPVLYEEVFPNLECAPCMLEPILNEILHGEHAENIEILTMSEVVELTGFYGNFIAQIKKTPRYADLHQCIGCGECVSVCPVDVKNEFNNGLDDRKAISLSFAGALPNVPFIDMTACLRAKGEDCRLCEQSCPLGEGIILYDDAEEIVERRMGAVIVAVGASLYDAGLIPKLGIGTVPDVYTSFEFERLLSSTGPTGGQLVTSSGKVPESIALIHCVGSLDSNHKEYCSGVCCQSAFKFNLMVEHKLHDTHIHHLYKELVYPGKEEFFLYKRAKENPNAVFTRYRNIASLEITAAEDKEGGSIIIKNTLYEKAAIKADMVVLCPAMVPAKDTGKLNEVLGTTSDVYGFFEELHGRLDSVRSKVRGIYIAGACQSPMNIAQAMTQGMAAAGYVLNGLVQGKQLEIEPITASVDEERCSGCRICMLLCPYRAISFDAGKKKSMVNEVLCQGCGTCVAACPAGAMNSNHFTNEAIFAEIEGVLA; encoded by the coding sequence ATGAAAATAGGAGTTTATTTCTGTAACTGCGGCTCAAACATATCCGACAAAGTGGACTCTCAGCAGGTACGGCAGGTAATCGAGGGACATGGCGATGTGGCTTACTTTAAGACTAATGATCTCATGTGCTCAGATGACGGGAAACAGTTTCTAAGCGATGATTTGGCTGTAGAGAAACCGGACAGGATTGTCATTGCAGCGTGCTCACCGCGTGAACATGAAAACACGTTTATGCGGGTGCTTACTGGCGCCGGAATGAACCCTTACCTAATGCAGATGGTCAACATAAGGGAACAGGTGGCATGGGTAACGGACGACGTAGATAAAGCTTCTGCAAAGGCCGCGCACTTTATAAAGGGGGCGGTAAAGAGGGTAGGGTTTCATAAACCGCTTGAGAAAAAATCCATAGATATGTCTCCGGATGTTTTAATAATAGGGGCCGGGCCGGCTGGCTTAAAGGCGGCTCTCACCATAGCTGAAACCGGCAGAAAGGTGACACTCGTTGAAAAAAGCCCGGCAGTAGGCGGACAGCCAGTTCTCTACGAGGAGGTATTCCCTAACCTTGAGTGCGCTCCGTGTATGCTTGAACCTATTCTTAATGAAATCTTGCACGGCGAACACGCTGAAAATATAGAAATCCTTACGATGTCAGAGGTTGTGGAATTAACCGGTTTTTACGGTAATTTCATTGCTCAGATAAAAAAGACTCCGCGTTATGCCGACCTGCACCAGTGTATCGGGTGTGGCGAGTGCGTCAGTGTGTGTCCGGTTGATGTTAAAAACGAATTCAATAACGGACTTGACGACAGAAAGGCGATATCATTGTCTTTTGCAGGAGCGCTCCCCAATGTCCCCTTCATAGACATGACGGCGTGTTTGAGGGCAAAGGGTGAGGACTGCAGGCTTTGTGAGCAGTCATGCCCTCTGGGTGAGGGGATAATACTGTATGACGATGCGGAGGAAATTGTAGAAAGACGTATGGGAGCGGTTATAGTGGCAGTTGGGGCATCGCTTTATGATGCCGGATTAATCCCTAAACTTGGGATTGGCACGGTGCCGGATGTTTACACATCCTTTGAATTTGAACGCCTGCTGTCCTCAACCGGCCCCACAGGCGGACAGCTTGTAACTAGCTCTGGTAAGGTACCAGAGTCCATAGCGTTGATACACTGTGTTGGCAGCCTTGACAGTAATCACAAAGAGTACTGCTCAGGTGTGTGCTGCCAAAGCGCATTTAAGTTTAATCTTATGGTAGAGCACAAGCTGCATGATACGCACATCCACCACCTTTACAAGGAACTTGTGTATCCCGGAAAAGAGGAATTTTTCCTTTATAAACGCGCTAAGGAAAACCCCAATGCGGTATTTACTCGTTACCGGAACATCGCCTCACTTGAAATAACCGCTGCAGAGGACAAAGAAGGTGGTAGCATCATAATAAAGAATACTTTGTATGAAAAGGCAGCAATTAAAGCGGACATGGTAGTGCTGTGTCCGGCTATGGTGCCGGCTAAAGACACCGGTAAGCTAAATGAGGTACTGGGTACGACGTCAGATGTGTATGGGTTTTTTGAAGAGCTTCATGGACGGCTCGACTCGGTCAGGAGTAAGGTGCGAGGGATATACATAGCAGGGGCTTGCCAGTCACCTATGAATATTGCTCAGGCGATGACTCAGGGAATGGCCGCAGCCGGATATGTGCTTAACGGACTTGTACAGGGAAAGCAGCTTGAGATAGAACCGATAACTGCCTCTGTGGATGAGGAGCGTTGCTCAGGCTGTAGAATCTGTATGCTTTTGTGTCCATACCGTGCAATATCATTTGATGCGGGAAAAAAGAAGTCTATGGTTAATGAGGTGCTCTGTCAGGGCTGTGGAACCTGTGTTGCCGCCTGCCCAGCCGGTGCTATGAACAGTAACCATTTTACAAATGAGGCGATATTTGCTGAGATAGAAGGGGTGTTGGCATGA
- the mqnE gene encoding aminofutalosine synthase MqnE, with product MISRIQEKVTTGVRLTPEDCLILFNSDDIFTIGQLADFKSKQIHFDKVYYSRNRHVNPTNLCVNRCKFCAFSRSAGETGGFEYTVADIIKMLQRTDEYFKELHIVGGLHPKWPFDYYVNLISQIKLNFPHVYIKAFTAVEIDYMSRLNGLGVEQTLKILKNSGLDMLPGGGAEIFSSSVRNALCPEKISASEWLHIHEKAHLLGIKSNATMLYGHIESFEDRVNHLSELRDLQDKTNGFFAFIPLSYQPNGRISGTRFPSAIDDLKTIAISRLFLDNFPHIKAYWIMLGEKLTQVALLFGANDIDGTVIQEKIAHSAGAVSAEKLSVSEIENLIKKAGKIPVERTALYEEVTV from the coding sequence ATGATTAGTCGCATACAAGAAAAAGTCACAACCGGTGTGAGGTTGACCCCTGAAGACTGTCTGATACTGTTTAACAGTGACGATATTTTTACAATTGGACAGTTGGCTGATTTTAAGTCAAAACAGATTCATTTTGACAAGGTCTATTACTCAAGAAACCGCCATGTTAACCCAACTAATTTGTGCGTAAACCGGTGTAAATTCTGTGCCTTCAGCCGTTCAGCCGGAGAGACGGGAGGTTTTGAATACACAGTTGCGGACATTATCAAAATGCTTCAACGCACGGATGAGTATTTTAAAGAGCTTCACATTGTAGGCGGCCTGCACCCCAAATGGCCATTTGATTACTACGTCAATCTTATAAGCCAAATAAAACTGAACTTTCCACACGTTTATATAAAAGCATTCACCGCTGTGGAGATAGACTATATGTCAAGACTAAACGGTTTGGGAGTTGAGCAAACCCTTAAAATCCTGAAAAATTCAGGTCTTGATATGCTTCCTGGCGGAGGCGCAGAGATTTTTTCAAGCTCTGTCAGAAATGCCCTGTGCCCTGAGAAGATTTCAGCCTCGGAATGGTTACATATTCATGAGAAAGCCCACTTACTGGGAATAAAAAGCAACGCCACCATGCTCTACGGACATATAGAGTCGTTTGAAGACAGAGTCAACCATCTGTCAGAACTTAGAGACCTGCAGGACAAAACCAACGGCTTTTTTGCCTTTATCCCACTTTCTTATCAGCCAAACGGCAGGATTTCCGGCACTCGCTTTCCATCTGCCATTGATGACCTTAAAACAATTGCCATAAGCCGCCTGTTTCTTGATAACTTTCCCCACATAAAAGCCTACTGGATTATGCTTGGCGAAAAGTTAACGCAGGTTGCCTTGCTCTTTGGCGCAAATGATATTGACGGCACTGTGATTCAAGAAAAAATCGCCCACAGCGCAGGGGCGGTCTCTGCAGAGAAATTATCTGTGTCTGAGATAGAAAATTTAATAAAAAAAGCCGGCAAAATCCCAGTTGAAAGAACCGCCCTCTATGAAGAGGTTACTGTTTGA
- a CDS encoding DUF262 domain-containing protein: MAVTNFNTSTKTFRELMGNGLVYTVPRFQRDYSWTEVEWDELWQDILLTVVPDGEQNHYMGYLVLQSNDDKNYNIIAGQQRITTLSLIVLAVLNNLQNLIKKNIDEDNNNLRANALRGTYIGYLDPVTLVSKSKLKLNRHNDTFYKTYIVPLVKLPHRKLKTSEQLLRKAFEWFDKKIDKRFEKNPDGAELARFLDILADCLFFTLIYVKDELNAFTVFETLNARGVRLSATDLLKNYLFSVVDSSGSHENEISSLEDLWEIIVDKLGSESVPDFLRVFWNSYNPLTRHSELFKTIRKNIKDKADVFTLIRRMDNKSDIYIALSDANNSLWTKEQSKYISQLKMFNVKQPYSMLLAALEALNEDDFTRILRACTIASFRYNVIGTLSPNEQERVYNAIAEKISKGQLINAKDIIHSLRSIYPSDEQFLTAFTEKEFRITRNLKVVRYILFEIEKHVSGKDYDQNSDKYNVEHILPKNPEDNWQEFTDEQVENYLYRIGNMTLWTIGSNRDIGNKSYQQKRTFYEQSEFEITKGIALDNKEWTPDRIVSRQKRLAQQATAVWRISELSKEK, from the coding sequence ATGGCAGTAACTAATTTCAATACATCAACCAAAACGTTTAGAGAACTAATGGGAAACGGTCTGGTATATACTGTTCCAAGGTTTCAGAGAGATTACTCGTGGACAGAAGTGGAATGGGATGAGTTATGGCAGGATATTTTACTAACGGTAGTGCCAGATGGAGAGCAGAACCATTACATGGGTTATCTGGTGTTACAGTCTAATGACGATAAAAACTACAATATAATAGCCGGTCAGCAGCGGATTACTACCTTGAGCCTAATTGTGTTAGCCGTACTAAATAATCTTCAGAACCTTATTAAGAAAAATATTGATGAAGACAACAATAACCTCAGAGCTAATGCGTTAAGAGGTACCTACATTGGATACCTTGACCCAGTAACACTGGTTTCAAAATCAAAATTAAAGCTTAATCGCCACAATGACACATTTTATAAAACCTACATTGTGCCTCTTGTTAAACTGCCCCATCGGAAACTTAAGACTTCGGAACAATTACTTCGTAAAGCTTTTGAGTGGTTTGACAAAAAGATTGATAAGCGATTCGAAAAAAATCCCGACGGAGCTGAATTAGCTCGTTTTCTTGATATATTAGCGGACTGTCTTTTTTTCACACTCATCTATGTAAAAGATGAACTAAATGCCTTTACGGTGTTTGAGACGCTAAATGCACGGGGTGTGCGGTTATCAGCTACTGATTTGTTAAAAAACTACCTATTTTCAGTGGTTGACAGCTCAGGCAGCCATGAAAATGAAATCAGCTCGCTGGAGGATCTCTGGGAGATAATAGTTGATAAGCTTGGCAGCGAAAGCGTCCCCGATTTTCTTCGGGTTTTTTGGAATAGCTATAACCCCTTAACACGACACTCGGAGCTTTTTAAAACTATCAGAAAAAACATTAAAGACAAAGCGGACGTTTTTACATTAATACGAAGAATGGATAATAAATCAGATATCTATATAGCCTTAAGCGATGCCAACAACTCCTTGTGGACAAAAGAGCAGAGCAAGTACATAAGCCAACTAAAAATGTTCAATGTGAAACAACCATACTCCATGTTGTTAGCTGCCCTTGAGGCTTTAAACGAGGACGATTTTACAAGGATTCTCAGAGCGTGTACTATTGCCTCGTTTCGTTACAATGTAATAGGCACTCTTTCTCCAAACGAACAGGAACGAGTATATAACGCTATAGCAGAAAAAATTTCAAAAGGGCAATTGATTAATGCTAAAGACATAATCCATTCTTTACGCTCTATTTACCCATCAGACGAGCAATTCCTCACTGCTTTTACTGAAAAAGAATTCCGCATTACGCGAAACTTAAAAGTTGTTCGCTATATTCTGTTTGAAATCGAAAAACACGTTTCGGGTAAAGATTACGATCAAAACAGTGATAAGTACAATGTCGAGCATATTCTCCCAAAAAATCCTGAAGATAACTGGCAGGAGTTTACGGATGAACAAGTGGAGAATTATCTCTATAGGATTGGGAATATGACTCTTTGGACAATAGGTTCAAATCGTGACATCGGCAATAAGTCATATCAGCAAAAGAGAACATTTTATGAACAAAGCGAATTTGAAATTACAAAAGGGATTGCCTTAGATAATAAGGAGTGGACACCTGATCGGATTGTTTCAAGGCAAAAGCGGCTTGCACAGCAGGCTACGGCAGTTTGGCGGATTTCTGAGTTATCAAAAGAAAAGTAA
- a CDS encoding sulfurtransferase TusA family protein — protein MATVVLDLKGMKCPQPTLQMTVKVRTELKAGDVLEVVADCPTFANDLKGWGERMKKTVLWVKDEGGGAKRCQVKI, from the coding sequence ATGGCTACGGTTGTGTTAGACCTTAAGGGTATGAAGTGCCCCCAGCCCACACTTCAAATGACGGTTAAGGTGCGTACGGAGTTGAAAGCCGGTGATGTTTTAGAGGTAGTTGCCGACTGCCCAACCTTTGCAAATGATTTAAAAGGATGGGGCGAGAGGATGAAAAAGACCGTCCTTTGGGTTAAAGATGAAGGCGGCGGTGCTAAACGTTGTCAGGTAAAGATTTAG